The Lepidochelys kempii isolate rLepKem1 chromosome 2, rLepKem1.hap2, whole genome shotgun sequence genomic interval GTATTTTCACAACACCACCTTTAAATGTTTCTATAATTCCTACATGCACGCCCTCAAACCTGTGAAAGCTCCTACTTAACATCAATGAAGTTTGATGTTCCTGGATGCACCTATTTTAAAGAAATGATGACCCTAAAGGGAGTTGGGAGAACCTTTGAAAAGTGAATGAAAGGAATTTTTTGTGAATACCATATCTCTGAATTTCCTTGTttgatttgcatttaaaaaaaaaaaaagttaccttgCAATAAGATGTGAAGgagattgttttggttttgttattgTTACTAATATTGTCTTGTTATAACTTATAAGTCCAATTCTGTGAATGAAACTCTCATTTCACTCTTTAACTACTGCTCCTTAATGACAAGAAAATGTTTTTTATGGTTATCTCTTCCTGTAGCCACATGGTTTTTCTTAACATGTTCTTTAAATTAAAAGGCATTTTTAAGTGTGACAGAAATCCTATAATTAATGTTTGGGcatgatcctgcagcccttactaaCTTGGGGAGCTCCATTTGTAATCATTTATACCAAAAAATTAAGGTTGGTTGTTAGTAACTGAGTGAATGTAGTTGTGGTACACAAATTATAAAGGCATATTACAAGGCTGCATGGCTCATGAGTAAGGAGAGGCATGTAGCTGTGCTGCTTCATGAGGAGCCCTGGGAATGAATTCTCTGGGTAGGGAGTAGGGGGGAAGTAACTTATTGTAGCCCTATACGTGGTGCTGCCCCATGTATCATTTCATCTCAGttgagggtaggggagaggggatggagccaAGGCTCCACCTACTCCCCACTCCTCTGTCTACATActcttggggtggggaaggaaggagagggaaaTGGGTAGTATTGAGCAGGTACACCTTGCTCTCTCTGCTCTCCACCCCCCATGGCTGGACCTGTGATGTGGGAACCAAAGAGGCTGGGCACACAGAGTGAGTGAAGGTctcttagggcttatctacacaggaAAATTTCCTCATGGCCACGTTAGGAccagtcacaatctagccctggaCTAGGAAGCTTGTTGTACCCATTATCATCCTCAACAATTAGTCAGCTTCCCCTGTGTTGGGTTGGTCTTTCACATAgcaaaggaaagaggaaaattatatataaaaactaaaaagtgattttaaaaccAGAACAACTGGCAGGCAACTCAAAAAGCAGATGTTGTACTTTTAAGTCATTTATTGAACTTGACTGGATTTCCTAAGTACAGCTTTGCATTCATTTGGTGCCCAACTGTAGTTTTcgtttaaaatgtttcttttgtgaagttaaatgtctttttatttgtttccagGAAATGGCTCTTGAAGTTAAATGAGGCTGGATAAAATATATACATGAAGCAGAGGCTGCTCTACATGTGTTAAGGCTAAAATACAAGAAGAGTTTTTGATCAGCCAGACTTGGTAACTTGTCATAATGAAGAAAATTAGTCTCAAAACAATTCGCAAGTCCTTTAacttaaataaaagcaaagaagaaagtgACTTTGTAGTGGTTCAGCAGCCATCATTAAGTGAATTTGGAAAAGATGACTCCTTGTTTGGCAGCTGCTATGGTAAAGATTTGGCTAGCTGTGAAGTTAACAGTGAAGATGAAAAAGGTGGCAAAAATAGATCAAAAAGTGAAAGCTTAATGGGTACTTTAAAAAGAAGGCtttcagcaaaacaaaagcagaaaGGGAAAGGCAGCACGCCATCTGTAAGCTCTGCTGATGACGATACCTTTTCTTCCTCATCTGCTCCAATAACCTTTAAAGATGTGAGAGCTCAAAGACCTCTAAGATCCACATCCCTCCGTAACCATCATTACAGTCCAACACCATGGCCTCTTCGATCGACAAACTCAGAAGAGACTTGTATCAAAATGGAAGTGAAAGTCAAGGCCTTGGTCCACTCCTCTAACCCAAGCCCAGCACTGAATGGTGTTCGAAAGGACTTCCATGACTTGCAGTCAGATAGTGTGTTTCAAGAACAAAACAATACATTAAAAAGTACAGAATCCCAGAATGGGGACCTACATCTTCATATTGATGAACACGTGCCTGTAGTTATTGGACTAATGCCTCAGGACTACATTCAGTATACTGTGCCTTTAGATGAGGGAATGTATCCTTTGGAAGGATCACGTAGTTACTGTCTGGATAGTTCCTCACCCATGGAAGTTTCAACTGTTTCTTCTCAAGTGGGCGGAAATGCTTTTCATGAAGATGAGGGTCAGGTGGATCAAGATGTAGTTGTTGCTCCAGATATCTTTGTGGACCAGGCAGTGAATGGTTTGTTGATTGGTACCACAGGAGTCATGTTGCAAAGCCCAAGAGTTAATCACAGTGATGTCCCTCCACTTTCACCATTGCTACCTCCAATGCAGAATAATCAAATCCAAAGGAACTTCAATGGACTGAATGGCACAGATGCCCATGTGGCTGAAAGTATGCGCTGCCATTTGAATTTTGATCCTAACTCTGCCCCAGGAGTTGGAAGAGTCTATGACTCTGTACAAAATAGTGGTCCTATGGTTGTGACGAGCCTCACAGAGGAACTGAAAAAACTTGCAAAACAAGGATGGTACTGGGGCCCTATCACACGTTGGGAGGCAGAGGGAAAACTGGCGAATGTGCCCGATGGTTCATTTCTTGTTCGAGATAGCTCTGATGACCGTTATCTTTTAAGCCTGAGTTTTCGCTCCCATGGTAAAACTCTTCATACTAGAATTGAACATTCAAACGGTAGGTTTAGCTTTTATGAACAACCAGATGTGGAGGGCCATACTTCTATTGTTGATCTAATTGAACATTCAATCAGGGACTCTGAAAATGGAGCTTTTTGCTATTCAAGGTCTCGATTGCCTGGATCTGCAACTTACCCAGTGAGATTGACAAACCCAGTATCTCGGTTTATGCAGGTGCGTTCCTTACAGTACCTGTGTCGTTTTGTTATACGTCAGTATACCAGAATAGACCTGATCCAGAAACTGCCTTTGCCAAACAAAATGAAGGATTATTTACAAGAAAAGCACTACTGAAAGCTTATGGGAATCTTGCATCTTGCACTTTGGGAACAAAAAAAAGATTGAAATACAGTTTACAAATTTTCATTGCTATCAAAATCTTTTGCTGCCAtaacaatgtttcatttttgtgtgTAAAGAAGGGTAATgcatcttttttgtttgtttatgtttggtgttttttgtttgtttgagggggctttctttttttaaaaaaaaagaatgatcTCAAGGTTTTTAGAAGTGTGAAATATCTATCTTTCATCAATGTGCAGAAAATAATCTCAATGTGAATGATCAGATTCTCCTTAATTTCCCCAAGTTCTTTGCTGCTATCCACTGTGATTTTTATGCATTCCGAGTGCATTTCATGTGTATTCAACAATAAGTAAAAGTGAAATGAAACTTGTAGAATGGAATTTTTGTCTTCTTAAAATGGCCTATTTTATAAAGATAATTGTGGACAAAACATACAGGTAGATAAATTACAGAATGTAGTGAAAATGATTTCCCAGCATCCTAAATGGACATCTCCATAGAACTGCCCTAATTTCAAACTTATTAATTGATGTAGCTGTGTGATGGAATATAGTTATGCAGCATATCTTTGGAAACCTCCTTTCTCCTAAATGATTTCATAGTTTGTACACGCTATTTTGCCTTTGAGAAATTGGgttgaattttctttttattggaaTTTCCTTAtaattttttcttctccttttaaaaacagcctttaaaaacagttttgaaaaaacAGAGAATCAATATGGAAATTGTAGTATTTAAGATAAGTGCTAAACATGGATTACTAATGGCACtgttgaaaaaaaatctacaaatctCCCTAATTGTAGGAACTATCAATTAAAGTGATAATGTGACGAGACCTCTTAAAGCCAATTTCTACACTACAGTTGGTTTTGGTTTGtcccccccccttctcttttctctcttgcATTTTGATAGCTAGCTAGGATTTGATTCTGGGAtttttggggggagtgggggagggcttAAACAAATTATCCCCAAGGCTGCATTTGTATATTTGAAATTAGAAGGAGAAGGGGTTTTGGTTTAATACAGTGGCCACAGAAAAATGCTTCGTTACTAACAGTCCCAGGCGCTGTCATGAAAATTGACTGATTTGACATAAAGGTATCATATCTATTTAGTAAATATTTCTAACATCTGACAAGGATAGTGGCATTTGAAAAGTCTATGGGGAGCCTGACTTTCTAAAAGAGATTTCTGAATTGGGAGACTGGGCCCTAGATTGCAAAGTTTTCTTTGTGCAATATTCATCATATTGGTGTTTCCCTTTATAGCTATATTACATTTgtgttttcaattttaaaagtgACCATGACTaactttggttttttgttttgttttaaaatcaatgttATATTTTTAGCATGTCACCTTCTCCATCAGCAGTTGGCAGGAGTTTCTATTTAGTAAAGACCAACATAGAAAAAGGCTGGGATAAATCCTTTTTGGATCATTTTCTTCTGCTTATTCTATCTAGCTTTTTTTGCCCGTGAAATGAGTTTGTAGCATTGGATACACTATTGCCGCCAAGTGCTATAGTAGCACTTACATCTTGGGTTGCCTGAATTGATATGctaaatttatatatatttttttttaatttattttttggaccacagtatttaaaaaaaaaaatcaaaggcagATAAAGCCTGTCTGTTCTGAGGGATAGAGGATAATGATTTCTTCTTTTGTccaataatatttttaaacttaaaaaaaattctcagaaaaGTATATATGTTTAATTTGTTGTCTCTGCCATTCACATATATTTATGCAAGTTTGAATCCAGATTTTTCTCTTCTggaggtttttttcttctttgaatcaGGGCtacaaactttattaaaaaagGCACAATAATCTTATAGCTTGGTACAGTGTTCTGATTCTATCTGAGAGGAGGACAGAGGAAATAATTTTTATGGCATATGAAACATACTTGTTAGAATGAAACCTCTCAcatttttttcactttaaaagTTCTTCCCCCATGCAGTCCAGAGGGACCGTACATTGTACAAAGTCTCTGGAATGGTGTAGTACATTAGGCAATTATATAAAATTAGTGAAATATATCCCAGTGTTTAACAAACTGAAAGATGCATTTAAAATATGCTTTGTGCATAAGTATTTAATGGACCTTGTATAAGGGCTTAAACATGTGAAACTCTAATATCCCAATTTCATTGCTCTGTTGAGAAAATGTATATGAACTTGTGTGCCAAGTTTCTTTTCCATGTCTTCATTTATTTGTTTGGTCACCTATAAGAGTTGGTTACTTTTGAAATACTACTTTTGATTAAAATCATCCAGTCCATTTTGAGTTGCCTTCCTTGCTGTGTACTTTAATTGTAAACTTAGTAAAAGGTCCAGTTCTAATTGCCACTTTTGGACGAGCTTTCCATAGGTTTGATTAAAAGGACCCTGACAAGTAATTTAGACCTAAGAGATGACCTGCCTAGACTTTTTTTTGTAATCTGATGCTGTAGTGTCctaaatttcaaatattttgaaatccACCATTCTGTAaagacatatttttttaaaactgatggattcagaatctctctctttttgttacTGAAGCAGTCTTCCAGCCAATAGTAGGAGCACAAATTAAGAAACCCTGTTTTGAAAACATTGACTTATAGTTGCTTATTATAGCGATTACTGTGACAGCCATAGTAAGGTTGTTTAGTTACAAGGCAACTGAAAATTATTAAGAGGCAGCAACTGTAATCAGGAAAGACTGTGTTGGTTTGTGCTCAATAACAAATAGAGGAACAAAATCTGTGTTTGCcaaatggaagaaaacaaaaaatggtaGGTTGAGGAAAAAGTTATTTTCAGGCCTTTAAAGGAAGATAAacaaagattaaataaaaataaaaatgacttgACTCTGTTCCTTTAAAGTAAAACAGTGTTTATTTTAGTCAGCACAACAGTCAGACTTGCAACTGAATTGTTGCAAAATGTATTTGAAGATGAAACtttgaaataaaatttatttCTGAAGCTACAAGATGATGATGGAAGTTATTGGTGACACTGACTGCTTTACTAATTAGAAGAATAAAACTACAGCTTGTATTTCGATATTATGTCAAAGGTTTTTTTCTGATTCTTACAACAGTGTTAATTGAAGCTATTCAATTAGCTTCAATTAAGTTTCTTTATATTCTTTGGTCAGGTTGCAGGTCCTTTATGCTGCTGCTGACATAAATTAATACTATCCTTTTTATCAAGATGGTTTCCACCATTAGTAGCTTTTATCAAGATGGTTTCCACCATTGGAAATGCTATTATTAAttagaaattttattttcaaatatatacatTTCATAGTCTGATCATGCTAAGAGGTGCTTTTATATGAACATTGACTGCTGGGCTAATGAAAATATGAGAAGTTTTTCTTCTCTGCATTTCATACTGTATGAATTCTGGCTATGTAAATTAAATCATAATACCAGCAATATATTGCCTGTAATTCCAGTAAGGAATGGTTCTCAGTTACATAACTTTTAAATTCTAAGCTAAATGATGGGTACAATATTGATTGCCAATCTTATTTcttttaatactttttaaaattctacagagaaaaatattaaaaacattctttattaataGACATGGGATAGTTAATAGCTCATAACATCACAAAATATTATGGAGCTTGCTCTATCTGGAAAGTGTTCTAAACCCTAAACACGGATAATGAAAAAAATTCTTACAGAATTTTGTATTAATACATGTTGGGTTAAAGAATTTTATAGTGGTGATGGAGTGCCATGAAATTAATACTTGCAATCCAGATTGCTGTAGTTTACATTTTTCTGTATGTTTCAAGCTAGGTGTGCGTTATTTGTACTAAGCACACCAAAGAATGAAttatccaaagtccattgattttaatgtgttTTGGTTTGTAAACAAAATTATAGTAATTTCTtgcacatttttgaaaaaataattgtATAAGGATTTATGTATCTGCTTCTAGATacagtgtgtaaataaaaatttCATTCACAAGAGAATCTGTGGAGTATTcaataaacaaaatgaaatccTGAATCAAATATTgaaaattttttggggggaggcgTGATAGCTGACTTATATCCGTATCAATGAGATGTTGAGCTATCATTTGCTTGTGATCAGAATATAGCTGCAATTTTTCCTGCTATTAAGGTGCTTGTATCTCTGGCTATCATTTTTGCTTTCCAGGAGGTTGCCAGTATATAATTAAAATATGGTGTTTATTGAGCATGCACACTTTAGATAGCTTTGGCTATCACTGTTTCCTGTGGTGGTGCTGCTTTCAATTTTTTAGTGTAAACGCTCCAAAAAAAGCTTGCCTTGAATggtgccctttttttttttttcctaaaaaaagtGAGAGTTCATAATTTTCAGGAAAGCCATCAAGTAGTTTGAGTGTGAGCTCCAAAATTGAAGTTAAAAAAGGTACAAAATACATAATCACTAGTTTATTTGGTGCTGTTTGGGTTAGTTAAGGTAGTAGGATGTTTAAATCAGGGAATGCAtacaaaatttcaaaaatattacaGCATTAACAATTTGTATTATATAAATAATTGGTATGTCTATAAAAATGATATACATaacaagttttcatttttttgttttctccctaCAGACTTGGTACTCAGTTTCCCAAAACCACAGCTTTAATATATATTTCAATGGctttttttctgttgtttttaaacttacaattaaaagaaaacacattATTGTAGCAGCTAATACTGTCAGTCTTTGagtgggtgtggggaaggggtgaagaAGCTTTCCCTTTGTTGAGGTCAAAGGTGGTTGGAACTTAAAATTCCTATTTAGCCACTGCTATTGCAAGAATCATTTGGGATTTGATTATATACTGACAAATGTAGTTGCACATTTCTGCCTGTCTCTTAAGTCAGCTGTTGTTTTTGTTCACATGTTCTAGTTGATTTTAAAGGTactgtgtgatatgtggttgtgTTGTCTATCTACATCAAGTCCTTTAcacttcacttttaaaaataccagGTCAAATTTAGCTCTAATGTAAGCATTAAGCATTCTCAGTTCCACTGAAGCTAGCGAACTTACTGCCAATTACGCCAGGGTGAATTTAGTCCAATAAGATCACAACTGTGTCAGCTTGTGGATAAATGTGTATTTAAATTTGGGTAAGGGATGGGGTTGGGATTGTTATTAGTGCAATTATAAATTTGAAAATGACTCTATAGGATTGAAATGTTTATAATTGAGATGCTCATGCTCCCAGTCTTGTCCATATTATGTAtcttctttgttttaaacatggGAGAATGGATGTAAAAAGCCTACCCTCAGGGGTAGATGCCTCACCACATGAAACATGGAATAAAGCGTAAGTGCTTTAACTTTGAATGCTGTTTCTCCTATAAGTACTAAAGATTTCTATGAGATCTGTGGCTTTGTCACTCATGAGATCTTCTTCTCTCATTTGAGGTATAAGTCTCACTTAATCTGTTTCCTTTGTATATGGTAATAGTAGTTTTTAGTTCTATATGtgtgacttttttgtttttctttagtaCACTTTGCCTTGTTACCACTAACAGCTTTTCACTTTTTAGATTTTGGGTTCTCTGttaggcctgattcagcaaagcagttaagcatgtgtttaaa includes:
- the SOCS6 gene encoding suppressor of cytokine signaling 6 — its product is MKKISLKTIRKSFNLNKSKEESDFVVVQQPSLSEFGKDDSLFGSCYGKDLASCEVNSEDEKGGKNRSKSESLMGTLKRRLSAKQKQKGKGSTPSVSSADDDTFSSSSAPITFKDVRAQRPLRSTSLRNHHYSPTPWPLRSTNSEETCIKMEVKVKALVHSSNPSPALNGVRKDFHDLQSDSVFQEQNNTLKSTESQNGDLHLHIDEHVPVVIGLMPQDYIQYTVPLDEGMYPLEGSRSYCLDSSSPMEVSTVSSQVGGNAFHEDEGQVDQDVVVAPDIFVDQAVNGLLIGTTGVMLQSPRVNHSDVPPLSPLLPPMQNNQIQRNFNGLNGTDAHVAESMRCHLNFDPNSAPGVGRVYDSVQNSGPMVVTSLTEELKKLAKQGWYWGPITRWEAEGKLANVPDGSFLVRDSSDDRYLLSLSFRSHGKTLHTRIEHSNGRFSFYEQPDVEGHTSIVDLIEHSIRDSENGAFCYSRSRLPGSATYPVRLTNPVSRFMQVRSLQYLCRFVIRQYTRIDLIQKLPLPNKMKDYLQEKHY